In Lepisosteus oculatus isolate fLepOcu1 chromosome 17, fLepOcu1.hap2, whole genome shotgun sequence, a genomic segment contains:
- the mdh1ab gene encoding malate dehydrogenase 1Ab, NAD (soluble), giving the protein MSDPIKVLVTGAAGQIAYSLLYSIAKGDVFGKDQPLVLVLLDITPMLPVLDGVVMELQDCALPLLREVIPTDKEEVAFKDLDAAILVGSMPRKEGMERKDLLKANVNIFKSQGAALDKYAKKTVKVLVVGNPANTNCLIASKSAPSIPKENFSCLTRLDHNRARSQVAIRVGVPADNVKNVIIWGNHSSTQYPDVHHTKVKVHGKEIGAYEAVKDDSWLKGDFISTVQQRGAAVIKARKLSSAMSAAKAICDHMRDIWFGTPEGEFTSMGVYSSGNSYGVPDDLIYSFPVVIKGKSWKIVDGLEINDFSRGKMNATAAELVEERDTAVTFLGV; this is encoded by the exons ATG TCTGATCCCATTAAAGTTTTGGTAACTGGCGCTGCTGGCCAGATCGCCTATTCCCTTCTGTACAGCATCGCTAAGGGAGATGTCTTCGGCAAAGATCAG CCGCTTGTTCTTGTTCTGCTGGATATCACCCCTATGCTGCCAGTCCTGGACGGCGTGGTGATGGAGCTGCAGGACTGTGCCCTCCCACTGCTGAGAG AGGTCATCCCAACTGACAAGGAGGAGGTGGCTTTCAAGGATCTTGACGCAGCCATACTGGTAGGCTCCATGCCAAGAAAAGAAGGCATGGAGAGGAAGGATCTGCTGAAGGCCAATGTGAACATTTTCAAGTCCCAGGGTGCCGCTCTGGATAAATATGCCAAGAAGACCGTCAAG GTATTGGTTGTGGGAAACCCTGCAAACACCAACTGCCTGATTGCCTCCAAGTCAGCTCCTTCTATTCCCAAGGAGAACTTCTCCTGCCTGACCCGTCTGGATCACAACAGGGCCAGGTCACAG GTGGCGATTCGTGTGGGAGTCCCAGCTGACAATGTGAAGAATGTTATCATCTGGGGTAACCACTCATCCACCCAATACCCTGATGTGCATCACACTAAGGTCAAAGTTCATGGCAAGGAGATCGGGGCCTATGAAGCCGTGAAGGATGACAGTTGGCTCAAGGGAGATTTCATTTCT ACGGTGCAACAGCGCGGGGCTGCTGTAATCAAGGCCCGCAAACTGTCCAGCGCCATGTCTGCCGCCAAGGCTATCTGTGACCACATGAGAGACATCTGGTTTGGCACTCCTGAG GGTGAGTTCACTTCTATGGGAGTGTACTCTTCTGGAAACTCCTATGGTGTTCCAGATGATCTCATCTACTCCTTCCCCGTCGTCATCAAG ggcaAGAGCTGGAAGATTGTGGATGGCCTTGAAATCAATGACTTCTCCCGTGGGAAGATGAATGCCACTGCGGCGGAGCTGGTGGAGGAGAGGGACACAGCCGTCACTTTCCTGGGAGTCTGA